In a genomic window of Streptomyces koelreuteriae:
- a CDS encoding anti-sigma factor, with amino-acid sequence MNLTDDPHLAVGAYVLHALPAGERAAFEEHLADCASCRAEVDQASGAAVAMGATETSTPPADLRRRVLERIAAVPQDRTVAAQARRRRRGQRALRLALAASLAAAAALGGIAWWQSSEADSAREEAAQDRAGYRQLADVLAAPDATISTGELARGGTASVIASRAQGQSAFIASGLPPLTDDQVYQLWYARPGQFRPAGLVSGSGGRQAYVLDGRLGGATAVCVTVEPSGGSRQPTTDPVGVISVPA; translated from the coding sequence GTGAACCTCACCGACGATCCCCACCTCGCTGTCGGCGCGTATGTGCTGCACGCGCTGCCGGCCGGTGAGAGAGCCGCGTTCGAGGAGCACCTGGCCGACTGCGCCTCCTGCCGTGCGGAGGTCGATCAGGCCTCCGGGGCGGCCGTCGCGATGGGGGCGACAGAGACGAGCACACCCCCTGCGGACCTGCGCCGCCGGGTGCTGGAGCGGATCGCGGCCGTACCCCAGGACCGGACCGTCGCGGCACAGGCCCGGCGGCGACGCCGTGGGCAACGGGCTCTCCGGCTGGCGCTGGCGGCGTCCCTGGCGGCGGCAGCGGCCCTCGGCGGCATCGCCTGGTGGCAGAGCTCGGAGGCCGACTCCGCGCGCGAGGAGGCCGCCCAGGACCGTGCCGGATACCGGCAGCTCGCCGATGTCCTGGCCGCGCCCGACGCCACGATCAGCACGGGTGAGCTCGCGCGCGGCGGCACCGCGAGTGTGATCGCCTCCCGGGCGCAGGGACAGTCCGCGTTCATCGCCTCCGGGCTGCCGCCGCTCACCGACGACCAGGTCTACCAACTCTGGTACGCCCGACCGGGGCAGTTCCGGCCGGCCGGACTGGTGTCAGGGTCGGGCGGACGCCAGGCGTACGTCCTGGACGGCCGCCTCGGCGGGGCCACGGCCGTCTGCGTCACGGTGGAACCATCAGGCGGCTCCCGCCAGCCCACGACCGACCCGGTCGGCGTCATCTCCGTCCCGGCGTGA
- the sigK gene encoding ECF RNA polymerase sigma factor SigK, with the protein MDRGAGAQREGDTQGGRTAAADDPGLDRLLVRAADGDEEAFAELYDALAHTVLGLATRVIRDKAQAEEVTQDVMVEVWRTADRFRPARGAARNWVLTLAHRRAVDRVRSVAAGRARELRAAVREQERSFDTVAEEVETREEQRVVFRCLTELTRELRLPLVLAYYEGLTYAEVAEALSMPAGTVKSRMRQGLRRLHDCMEAGS; encoded by the coding sequence ATGGACCGAGGAGCCGGAGCCCAGAGGGAAGGTGACACCCAAGGGGGACGGACGGCGGCCGCGGACGACCCCGGCCTGGACCGGCTGCTCGTCCGCGCCGCCGACGGCGACGAGGAGGCCTTCGCCGAACTGTACGACGCCCTGGCGCACACGGTGCTGGGACTGGCCACCCGCGTGATCCGGGACAAGGCGCAGGCGGAGGAGGTGACCCAGGACGTGATGGTGGAGGTGTGGCGGACCGCCGACCGGTTCCGGCCGGCGCGCGGGGCCGCCCGGAACTGGGTCCTCACCCTCGCGCACCGCCGCGCGGTGGACCGGGTCCGGTCCGTCGCCGCGGGCCGCGCACGCGAGCTGCGCGCCGCCGTCCGGGAGCAGGAGCGGTCCTTCGACACCGTCGCCGAGGAGGTCGAGACGCGGGAGGAGCAGCGGGTCGTCTTCCGCTGCCTGACCGAACTGACCCGCGAACTGAGGCTGCCGCTGGTGCTGGCCTACTACGAGGGGCTGACCTACGCGGAGGTCGCCGAGGCCCTCTCGATGCCGGCCGGCACCGTCAAGTCGCGGATGCGTCAGGGGCTGCGGCGTCTGCACGACTGTATGGAGGCCGGCTCGTGA
- a CDS encoding 2-hydroxyacid dehydrogenase, whose translation MTSEENVRVVAAGDHFVLPSLITRAVEHEVERARIRELRLGWPLEPFGPVAEVQEASDAEDELIEALAGAEVLVTQMGPVTERVLAACPDLKLVVVCRGGPVNVNLDAAKNRDVRVCFAPGRNAAATAEFTVALMLSALRRIPQAHDPLARQGSWEGATYYTYERSGLELEDLPVGLVGYGAVGSRVARVLCAFGARVMVYDPYVHGEIHGLRVNSLGGLLRDSQVITLHARLTPETRGLIGARELGLLPPGAVVVNVARGPLLDEGALCDALESGRLSAAALDTYEREPLPAESRLLGLGDRVVLTPHLGGASRAVAEKAARIAAEEVGRWVRGEPLAHCLT comes from the coding sequence ATGACCTCCGAAGAGAACGTGCGTGTCGTGGCCGCCGGCGACCACTTCGTCCTGCCGTCGCTGATCACCCGGGCGGTGGAACACGAGGTGGAGCGGGCGCGGATCAGGGAGCTGCGACTCGGCTGGCCGCTGGAGCCGTTCGGGCCGGTCGCCGAGGTGCAGGAGGCCAGTGACGCCGAGGACGAGCTGATCGAGGCGCTGGCCGGGGCGGAGGTCCTGGTCACGCAGATGGGGCCGGTCACCGAGCGGGTGCTCGCCGCCTGCCCGGATCTGAAGCTGGTCGTGGTGTGCCGGGGCGGGCCGGTCAACGTCAACCTGGACGCGGCCAAGAACCGGGACGTGCGGGTGTGCTTCGCGCCGGGCCGCAACGCCGCCGCCACCGCCGAGTTCACCGTCGCCCTGATGCTGTCGGCCCTGCGCCGCATCCCCCAGGCCCATGACCCGCTGGCCCGGCAGGGCAGTTGGGAGGGCGCGACCTACTACACGTACGAGCGGAGCGGTCTGGAGCTGGAGGACCTGCCCGTCGGGCTGGTCGGATACGGGGCCGTCGGCAGCCGGGTGGCGCGGGTGCTGTGCGCGTTCGGGGCGCGGGTGATGGTGTACGACCCGTATGTGCACGGGGAGATCCACGGGCTGCGTGTGAACTCCCTGGGCGGCCTGCTGCGCGACTCCCAGGTGATCACCCTGCACGCCCGGCTCACCCCCGAGACCCGGGGGCTGATCGGCGCCCGGGAGCTGGGGCTGCTGCCGCCCGGCGCGGTGGTGGTGAACGTGGCCCGGGGCCCGCTGCTGGACGAGGGCGCGCTGTGCGACGCGCTGGAGAGCGGGCGGCTGTCGGCGGCGGCGCTCGACACGTACGAGCGGGAGCCGCTGCCCGCGGAGTCCCGGCTGCTGGGGCTGGGTGACCGGGTCGTGCTGACCCCGCATCTGGGCGGGGCGTCGCGCGCGGTGGCGGAGAAGGCCGCGCGGATCGCCGCCGAAGAGGTGGGCCGCTGGGTGCGCGGGGAGCCGCTCGCGCACTGCCTGACCTGA
- a CDS encoding 4'-phosphopantetheinyl transferase family protein: protein MRPERLTSAAWARPPEPPRPGRPRVWLARVEELRDIVAPLADTLLDGGERARAAALRRAADRDGYRVAHVCLRLLLGAHLQVEPSDVTFVRRPCPVCGGPHGRPDVPGVPLCFSLSRTDGLCLLAFADTAVGADIERLPDADTVAALTETLHPREADELAAYPPDLRPAAFARVWTRKEAYLKGLGTGLARDPRLDHLGAGARGPRRMPGWTVEDVTLGEEEAAAAVAVAER, encoded by the coding sequence ATGCGTCCCGAGCGGCTGACATCCGCCGCCTGGGCCCGGCCTCCGGAGCCGCCCCGCCCCGGCCGGCCCCGCGTGTGGCTGGCCCGGGTGGAGGAACTCCGCGACATCGTGGCCCCGCTCGCCGACACACTGCTGGACGGCGGGGAACGGGCACGGGCCGCGGCACTGCGCCGGGCGGCGGACCGGGACGGCTACCGGGTCGCCCATGTGTGCCTGCGCCTGCTCCTCGGCGCCCACCTCCAAGTCGAGCCGTCGGACGTGACGTTCGTACGGCGACCCTGCCCGGTCTGCGGGGGCCCGCACGGGCGTCCCGACGTGCCCGGCGTGCCCCTGTGCTTCTCCCTCTCCCGCACCGACGGACTCTGCCTCCTCGCCTTCGCGGACACGGCGGTCGGCGCGGACATCGAGCGGCTGCCCGACGCGGACACCGTCGCCGCCCTCACGGAGACGCTGCACCCCCGAGAGGCCGACGAACTCGCCGCGTACCCGCCCGACCTGCGCCCCGCCGCCTTCGCCCGTGTGTGGACCCGCAAGGAGGCCTATCTGAAAGGGCTCGGCACCGGACTCGCACGCGATCCACGCCTCGATCACCTCGGCGCGGGTGCGCGGGGGCCGCGCCGGATGCCGGGCTGGACGGTCGAAGACGTGACGTTGGGAGAGGAGGAGGCGGCGGCCGCCGTGGCGGTGGCTGAGCGGTAA
- a CDS encoding FGGY-family carbohydrate kinase, whose amino-acid sequence MYVGIDVGTSMVKAAAFDAAGRQLAVESRSVALSLHGGVVEQDMEEVYGAVVAVLREVTARVPEPVELAGLTGQGDGVWLVDGEGRPVRPAASWMDGRAHELVDRWLADGTFETVFRRTGSAMFPGCPGPLLAWLDGNEPKTLDAAKAALYCKDMVFQRLTGAGPTTDVSDASMPFLDPRTRTYDNRVVELLGLTHRRGLLAPVSDPVATAEALGEGLPSGTRVANGPYDLPACALGAGVTSPGDGLLIVGTCLASLVATTELDLSGEPAGLYISTDRPGHWLRAMPAMVGTAALDWVLSTTGVRHDEVDGLLAETPPGANGVRVLPYFAPSGERAPFVEPRLRAELLGVSLESTRGDLVRATCEGIGYAARHCLEAAGLTGNLAVCGGGTRSPAWMRLLADVLGRPLRVVEGEVGARGAVLAAAERYGVPLEAAEWTRPTEVVEPDPGRAAFYTRGYEEHLVRLAQARARART is encoded by the coding sequence ATGTACGTCGGTATCGATGTGGGCACGTCCATGGTCAAGGCGGCGGCCTTCGACGCGGCGGGACGCCAACTGGCCGTGGAATCCCGGTCGGTGGCCCTCTCGCTGCACGGCGGGGTCGTCGAGCAGGACATGGAGGAGGTGTACGGGGCGGTCGTGGCTGTCCTCCGTGAGGTCACCGCACGTGTCCCGGAACCGGTCGAGCTGGCCGGGCTCACCGGGCAGGGCGACGGGGTGTGGCTGGTCGACGGCGAGGGGCGGCCCGTGCGGCCCGCGGCCTCCTGGATGGACGGCCGGGCGCACGAGCTGGTCGACCGGTGGCTGGCCGACGGCACCTTCGAGACGGTGTTCCGGCGGACGGGCAGCGCGATGTTCCCCGGGTGTCCGGGGCCGCTGCTGGCCTGGCTGGACGGCAACGAACCGAAGACGCTGGATGCCGCGAAGGCCGCCCTGTACTGCAAGGACATGGTGTTCCAGCGGCTGACGGGGGCCGGTCCGACGACGGATGTGTCGGACGCCTCGATGCCCTTCCTCGACCCGCGGACCCGGACGTACGACAACCGGGTGGTGGAGTTGCTGGGGCTGACCCACCGGCGCGGTCTGCTCGCCCCGGTGAGCGACCCGGTCGCGACGGCCGAGGCGCTCGGCGAGGGCCTGCCGTCCGGCACCCGGGTCGCGAACGGCCCCTACGATCTGCCGGCCTGCGCGCTGGGCGCCGGGGTGACGTCCCCGGGCGACGGGCTGCTGATCGTCGGCACCTGTCTGGCCAGCCTGGTCGCCACGACCGAGCTGGACCTGAGCGGCGAACCGGCGGGCCTGTACATCTCCACGGACCGGCCCGGTCACTGGCTGCGCGCCATGCCCGCGATGGTCGGCACGGCGGCACTGGACTGGGTGCTGTCGACGACGGGGGTGCGGCACGACGAGGTGGACGGCCTGCTGGCCGAGACCCCGCCGGGCGCGAACGGCGTCCGGGTGCTGCCGTACTTCGCGCCCTCCGGTGAACGCGCCCCCTTCGTGGAGCCGCGACTGCGCGCCGAACTCCTCGGTGTCTCCCTGGAGTCGACCCGGGGCGATCTGGTCCGCGCCACCTGCGAGGGCATCGGGTACGCGGCCCGGCACTGCCTGGAGGCGGCGGGCCTCACCGGAAATCTGGCCGTGTGCGGCGGCGGCACCCGCAGCCCCGCCTGGATGCGGCTGCTCGCCGACGTACTCGGCAGGCCGCTGCGGGTCGTCGAGGGCGAGGTGGGCGCGCGGGGCGCGGTCCTGGCGGCGGCCGAGCGGTACGGGGTGCCGCTGGAGGCGGCGGAGTGGACCCGGCCGACGGAGGTCGTCGAGCCGGATCCGGGGCGGGCCGCGTTCTACACGCGAGGTTACGAGGAGCACCTGGTCCGGCTGGCGCAGGCGCGGGCCCGGGCCCGTACGTGA
- a CDS encoding mycothiol-dependent nitroreductase Rv2466c family protein, with product MSDKTPVDFWFDPLCPWAWMTSRWVLEVEKVRDIEVRWHVMSLAVLNEDKLDDLPQEYRELLETKAWGPVRVVIAAQQEHGAEVLGDFYTALGTRIHNQGGGPGKEIVAAALEDVGLPASLIEHWDSTPYEAELRASHKEGIEKVGQEVGTPVIAVPGSDGEQIAFFGPVVTPAPQGDEAGRLWDGTLAVASVPGFYEIKRTRTKGPDFSNL from the coding sequence ATGTCGGACAAGACCCCCGTCGACTTCTGGTTCGACCCGCTGTGCCCCTGGGCATGGATGACCTCCCGCTGGGTGCTGGAGGTGGAGAAGGTCAGGGACATCGAGGTGCGCTGGCACGTCATGAGCCTGGCCGTCCTCAACGAGGACAAGCTCGACGACCTGCCCCAGGAGTACCGCGAGCTGCTGGAGACCAAGGCGTGGGGCCCCGTCCGGGTCGTCATAGCCGCGCAGCAGGAGCACGGCGCCGAGGTCCTCGGCGACTTCTACACCGCCCTCGGCACCCGCATCCACAACCAGGGCGGGGGCCCCGGCAAGGAGATCGTCGCCGCCGCCCTGGAGGACGTCGGCCTGCCCGCGTCCCTCATCGAGCACTGGGACTCCACGCCCTACGAGGCCGAGCTGCGCGCCTCCCACAAGGAGGGCATCGAGAAGGTCGGCCAGGAGGTCGGCACCCCGGTCATCGCCGTGCCCGGCTCCGACGGCGAGCAGATCGCCTTCTTCGGCCCGGTCGTCACCCCCGCCCCGCAGGGCGACGAGGCCGGCCGCCTCTGGGACGGCACCCTCGCGGTGGCCTCGGTCCCCGGCTTCTACGAGATCAAGCGCACCCGCACCAAGGGTCCTGACTTCTCCAACCTGTAG
- a CDS encoding DeoR/GlpR family DNA-binding transcription regulator: protein MSSSSGGQQGPAARQAAMAEQVLADGSATAAELAERFGVSLMTIHRDLDELERQGIVRKSRGGVTAQPSGVFESNVQYRLKTMRAEKAAVAEHALRMVEPGMAILLDDSTSTLEIARRLRTGEVTPLTVVTNFLEAINLLSDQRGIHLMALGGDYDPLHSSFLGVSCVEAVEQLRVDVCFASTSAVHGGYAYHQEQHIVSVKRAMLDAAARNVLLIDHTKLGRVALHRVVPLSRFDTLLVDDGASAEALRDLDEHKVRYEVCATKGGHDGNGTGAS, encoded by the coding sequence ATGAGCAGCAGCAGTGGTGGACAGCAGGGGCCCGCGGCGCGGCAGGCCGCCATGGCCGAGCAGGTGCTGGCCGACGGCTCGGCGACGGCGGCGGAGCTGGCCGAGCGGTTCGGGGTGAGCCTGATGACCATCCACCGCGACCTCGACGAACTCGAACGGCAGGGCATCGTCCGCAAGTCCCGGGGCGGGGTGACCGCGCAGCCGTCGGGGGTCTTCGAGTCGAACGTGCAGTACCGGCTGAAGACCATGCGGGCCGAGAAGGCCGCCGTCGCCGAGCACGCGCTGCGCATGGTGGAGCCCGGCATGGCGATCCTGCTGGACGACTCCACGTCCACCCTGGAGATAGCCAGGCGGCTGCGCACGGGCGAGGTCACACCGCTGACGGTCGTCACCAACTTCCTGGAGGCCATCAACCTCCTCTCCGACCAGCGGGGCATCCACCTGATGGCGCTCGGCGGCGACTACGACCCGCTGCACTCCTCCTTCCTCGGGGTGTCCTGCGTGGAGGCGGTCGAGCAACTGCGCGTGGACGTGTGCTTCGCGTCGACGTCGGCCGTGCACGGGGGTTACGCCTACCACCAGGAGCAGCACATCGTGTCCGTGAAGCGGGCGATGCTCGACGCGGCGGCACGGAACGTCCTGCTGATCGACCACACCAAGCTCGGCCGGGTCGCCCTGCACCGGGTCGTCCCGCTCTCCCGCTTCGACACGCTCCTGGTGGACGACGGGGCATCGGCGGAGGCACTGCGGGATCTGGACGAGCACAAGGTCCGTTACGAGGTTTGCGCGACGAAGGGCGGCCATGACGGGAACGGGACTGGAGCTTCGTGA
- a CDS encoding ABC transporter ATP-binding protein, with product MTGTGLELRELRKTYRSRGRPSVDAVRGIDLSLRSGELLGLLGPSGCGKSTTLRMIAGLESVTGGDILVGGDSVVERPAQQRNIGVAFENYALYPPLSVAENLAFGLKARKKAARGSRGDVDRKVKEIAERVGLTDLLDARPAGLSSGQKQRVSLARALIREPDVLLLDEPLSHLDAAQRDTTRRELKRIQKDLGHTTILVTHDQEEALSLADRIAVMKDGVIQQLGTPYEIYDSPANLFVADFVGEPAITLLPGIATGDGHARLSGSVRIALPETVSVEAGREVVVGIRPEDVSLTAEGGLPARVVAHEPLLESGLATLSLDGVERHLVVLTDPEVRLAHDEQVRVAADPDHTHVFDAETGASLR from the coding sequence ATGACGGGAACGGGACTGGAGCTTCGTGAGCTGCGTAAGACGTACCGGTCGCGGGGGCGGCCTTCGGTGGATGCCGTTCGCGGGATCGATCTGAGCCTGCGGTCCGGGGAGTTGCTCGGGCTGCTCGGGCCCTCCGGGTGCGGCAAGTCGACGACCCTGCGGATGATCGCCGGTCTCGAGTCGGTCACCGGCGGGGACATCCTGGTCGGCGGGGACTCGGTGGTCGAACGGCCCGCTCAGCAGCGGAACATCGGGGTCGCGTTCGAGAACTACGCGCTGTATCCGCCGCTGTCGGTGGCGGAGAACCTGGCGTTCGGGCTGAAGGCGCGCAAGAAGGCCGCCCGGGGATCCCGGGGTGACGTCGACCGCAAGGTGAAGGAGATCGCCGAGAGAGTCGGGCTGACCGACCTCCTCGATGCCCGACCGGCCGGGCTCTCCAGCGGCCAGAAGCAGCGCGTGTCGCTCGCCCGGGCCCTGATCCGCGAGCCGGACGTGCTGCTCCTCGACGAGCCGCTGTCCCATCTGGACGCGGCCCAGCGCGACACCACCCGCCGTGAACTCAAGCGCATTCAGAAGGACTTGGGCCACACCACGATCCTGGTCACCCACGACCAGGAGGAGGCCCTCTCGCTCGCCGACCGGATCGCCGTGATGAAGGACGGTGTGATCCAGCAGCTCGGCACCCCGTACGAGATCTACGACAGCCCGGCCAATCTGTTCGTCGCGGACTTCGTCGGCGAGCCCGCGATCACCCTGCTGCCCGGCATCGCCACCGGCGACGGGCACGCCCGGCTCTCCGGCTCGGTGCGGATCGCGCTGCCCGAGACCGTTTCCGTGGAGGCAGGCCGGGAGGTCGTCGTCGGGATCCGCCCCGAGGACGTCTCACTCACCGCCGAAGGCGGCCTGCCCGCCCGGGTCGTCGCGCACGAACCGCTGCTGGAGTCGGGCCTGGCGACCCTCTCCCTCGACGGTGTGGAACGGCATCTGGTCGTCCTCACCGACCCCGAGGTACGGCTCGCCCACGACGAGCAGGTCCGGGTCGCCGCCGATCCCGACCACACCCATGTCTTCGACGCCGAGACAGGAGCCTCACTGCGATGA
- a CDS encoding glycerophosphodiester phosphodiesterase family protein, with product MQLGRRSLLLAATAGTATAATAATAAPAAAEPRKGPVVIGHRGAAGWRPEHTAASYAYAVQTGADWIEPDLVPTKDHVLVVRHENEISQTTDVAGHPEFADRRTTKTVDGRAVTGWFTEDFTLAELKTLRAVERLPQVRNRNTVFDGREEVMTFQEVVELARRLSRSHGRTIAVFPETKHPTYFRSLGLPLEPKLAAVIRRERLGRRECVVQSFEPTSLQRMTGLGVPLWQALGTTGGPYDLPGRTYKEMMTPAGLAEIAEYADWIGPDKASLVGTSLLADAHAAGLRVGPYTFRAENQFLPAQFRRGSGANDFGDAFAEYALYYRWGVDAVVTDFPDLAVMARRG from the coding sequence ATGCAGCTCGGACGGAGATCCCTCCTGCTCGCGGCGACGGCGGGAACCGCCACGGCGGCCACGGCGGCCACGGCCGCACCGGCGGCGGCCGAACCGCGCAAGGGCCCGGTGGTCATCGGCCATCGCGGCGCGGCCGGCTGGCGCCCGGAGCACACGGCCGCCTCGTACGCGTACGCCGTGCAGACGGGCGCGGACTGGATCGAACCGGACCTGGTGCCGACGAAGGACCATGTGCTCGTCGTCCGGCACGAGAACGAGATCTCCCAGACGACCGATGTGGCCGGACACCCCGAGTTCGCGGACCGCCGTACGACGAAGACGGTCGACGGCCGGGCCGTGACGGGATGGTTCACGGAGGACTTCACCCTCGCCGAGCTGAAGACGCTGCGGGCGGTGGAGCGGCTGCCCCAGGTCCGCAACCGCAACACGGTCTTCGACGGTCGTGAGGAGGTGATGACCTTCCAGGAGGTCGTGGAGCTGGCGCGGCGGCTGTCGCGGAGCCACGGCCGGACGATCGCCGTCTTCCCGGAGACCAAGCATCCGACGTACTTCCGGTCCCTCGGGCTGCCGTTGGAGCCGAAGCTCGCGGCCGTGATCCGCCGCGAGCGGCTCGGCCGGCGCGAGTGCGTCGTGCAGTCCTTCGAGCCGACGAGCCTCCAGCGCATGACGGGGCTGGGTGTGCCGCTGTGGCAGGCGCTGGGGACGACGGGCGGGCCGTACGACCTGCCCGGGCGGACCTACAAGGAGATGATGACGCCGGCGGGCCTGGCGGAGATCGCGGAGTACGCGGACTGGATCGGGCCGGACAAGGCGTCGCTCGTCGGCACCTCTCTCCTCGCGGACGCCCATGCCGCGGGTCTGCGCGTGGGCCCGTACACCTTCCGCGCGGAGAACCAGTTCCTGCCGGCACAGTTCCGGCGCGGAAGCGGAGCGAACGATTTCGGGGACGCGTTCGCCGAGTACGCGCTGTACTACCGGTGGGGAGTCGACGCGGTCGTGACCGACTTCCCCGACCTGGCGGTGATGGCTAGGAGGGGCTGA
- the pepN gene encoding aminopeptidase N gives MPGENLSRDEARERAALLSVDGYEVSLDLRSAVGEDDGAGPRTFRSVTTLRFRCNEPGASSFADLIAPSVTAVSLNGRDLDPGEVFDGSRITLEDLAADNELVVDAQCAYSRTGEGLHRFVDPEDGEVYLYTQYEPADSRRVFANFEQPDLKAPFRFEVRAPEGWTVWSNGVGELADGVWRFAETKPISTYITCVVAGPYHYVTDSYSRTYPDGTTLEIPLGALCRKGLAPHFDSDDVFLVTKQGLDFFHDHFDYPYPFGKYDQAFVPEYNLGAMENPGLVTFREEFIFRGRVTQASYEGRANVILHEMAHMWFGDLVTMEWWDDLWLKESFADFMGAFSLVGATRFAGGWITFANRRKAWAYRADQLPSTHPVTADIRDLQDAKLNFDGITYAKGASVLKQLVAYVGQDAFLEGARRYFKRHAYGNTRLGDLLSVLEETSGRDMSAWARSWLQTAGVNSLTPQVLLGPDGRVEELAVVQEAAESHPELRPHRVAVGLYRVTDGGTLERYARTETDVDGARTVVADLAGAEAPDLVLVNDDDLTYCKIRFDTTSLATLREHLGSVTDPLARALCWSALWNMTRDALLPARDFVDLVLRFAGRESEIGVLQMLHAWAESALTHYTAPGRREAAGRLLAEGARRELYAAGAGSEHQLAWARFFARVAAADTDFELLRDLLTGAVAVEGLDLDQELRWVFLEPLAAHGVVDEKVLAEELARDDTASGKRHQVRCLAARPSEAVKAQAWAQVVESDALSNAMVEATISGFEQGSQRDLLAPYAAKYFAAIERVWAERSIQIGMHVVSGLFPSLQQSQETLDATDAWLDSHREAAPALRRLVLEARDDLARALRGQACDATAGSTGP, from the coding sequence GTGCCCGGTGAGAATCTGTCCCGCGACGAGGCCCGGGAGCGGGCCGCCCTGCTGAGCGTCGACGGGTACGAGGTGTCCCTCGACCTGCGGTCCGCGGTCGGCGAGGACGACGGCGCCGGGCCCCGCACCTTCCGCTCGGTGACGACGCTGCGCTTCCGCTGCAACGAGCCGGGGGCGAGCAGCTTCGCCGATCTGATCGCGCCGAGTGTGACGGCCGTCTCACTCAACGGCCGTGATCTGGACCCCGGTGAGGTCTTCGACGGCTCCCGGATCACGCTGGAGGACCTGGCTGCCGACAACGAGCTGGTCGTCGACGCCCAGTGCGCCTACTCTCGCACCGGTGAGGGCCTGCACCGCTTCGTCGACCCCGAGGACGGCGAGGTGTACCTGTACACGCAGTACGAGCCGGCCGACTCCCGCCGGGTCTTCGCGAACTTCGAGCAGCCCGACCTCAAGGCCCCCTTCCGCTTCGAGGTGCGGGCGCCGGAGGGCTGGACGGTGTGGAGCAATGGCGTCGGCGAACTCGCCGACGGCGTCTGGCGGTTCGCGGAGACCAAGCCGATCTCGACGTACATCACGTGTGTGGTGGCGGGCCCGTACCACTACGTGACGGACTCCTACTCCCGTACGTATCCGGACGGCACGACGCTGGAGATCCCCCTCGGCGCGCTGTGCCGCAAGGGCCTCGCGCCCCACTTCGACTCCGACGACGTCTTCCTGGTCACCAAGCAGGGCCTGGACTTCTTCCACGACCACTTCGACTACCCGTACCCGTTCGGGAAGTACGACCAGGCGTTCGTGCCCGAGTACAACCTGGGCGCGATGGAGAACCCGGGCCTGGTGACGTTCCGGGAGGAGTTCATCTTCCGCGGGAGGGTGACGCAGGCGTCCTACGAGGGCCGGGCCAACGTCATCCTGCACGAGATGGCGCACATGTGGTTCGGCGACCTGGTCACCATGGAGTGGTGGGACGACCTGTGGCTGAAGGAGTCCTTCGCGGACTTCATGGGCGCGTTCTCGCTCGTCGGCGCGACCCGCTTCGCGGGCGGCTGGATCACCTTCGCCAACCGCCGCAAGGCCTGGGCCTACCGCGCCGACCAGCTGCCCTCCACGCACCCGGTCACGGCGGACATCCGCGATCTGCAGGACGCCAAGCTGAACTTCGACGGCATCACGTACGCCAAGGGCGCGTCGGTGCTGAAGCAGCTCGTGGCGTACGTCGGGCAGGACGCGTTCCTGGAGGGCGCCCGGCGCTACTTCAAGCGGCACGCGTACGGCAACACGCGCCTGGGCGATCTGCTGTCGGTGCTGGAGGAGACCAGCGGCCGGGACATGAGCGCCTGGGCGCGGTCCTGGCTGCAGACGGCCGGGGTGAACTCGCTGACCCCGCAGGTGCTGCTCGGCCCGGACGGCCGCGTCGAGGAGCTGGCGGTGGTGCAGGAGGCCGCCGAGTCGCACCCGGAACTGCGCCCGCACCGGGTGGCGGTGGGCCTGTACCGGGTGACGGACGGCGGCACGCTGGAGCGGTACGCGCGCACCGAGACCGACGTCGACGGCGCCCGGACGGTGGTGGCGGACCTGGCCGGTGCCGAGGCCCCCGACCTGGTGCTGGTCAACGACGACGACCTCACCTACTGCAAGATCCGCTTCGATACGACCTCCCTGGCGACGCTGCGCGAGCACCTGGGGTCGGTGACCGATCCGCTGGCGCGCGCCCTGTGCTGGTCGGCGCTGTGGAACATGACCCGGGACGCGCTGCTCCCGGCGCGGGACTTCGTCGACCTGGTGCTGCGGTTCGCGGGGCGCGAGTCCGAGATCGGCGTGCTCCAGATGCTGCACGCGTGGGCCGAGTCGGCCCTCACGCACTACACGGCACCCGGACGGCGGGAGGCGGCCGGACGGCTGCTCGCCGAGGGCGCGCGGCGCGAGCTGTACGCGGCCGGGGCGGGCAGCGAGCACCAGCTCGCGTGGGCGCGGTTCTTCGCCCGGGTGGCCGCCGCCGACACCGACTTCGAGCTGCTGCGGGACCTGCTGACGGGCGCGGTGGCGGTCGAGGGCCTCGACCTGGACCAGGAGCTGCGCTGGGTGTTCCTGGAGCCGCTGGCCGCGCACGGGGTGGTGGACGAGAAGGTGCTGGCCGAGGAGCTGGCCCGGGACGACACCGCCTCCGGCAAGCGTCACCAGGTGCGCTGTCTGGCCGCCCGCCCGTCGGAGGCGGTCAAGGCGCAGGCGTGGGCGCAGGTCGTGGAGTCGGACGCGCTGTCCAACGCCATGGTCGAGGCGACCATCTCGGGCTTCGAGCAGGGCTCGCAGCGCGATCTGCTCGCCCCGTACGCGGCGAAGTACTTCGCGGCGATCGAGCGGGTGTGGGCCGAGCGGTCGATCCAGATCGGCATGCATGTGGTGTCGGGCCTGTTCCCGTCGCTCCAGCAGTCCCAGGAGACCCTCGACGCCACGGACGCCTGGCTGGACTCCCACCGGGAGGCGGCCCCGGCCCTGCGCCGGCTGGTTCTGGAGGCCCGGGACGATCTGGCGCGGGCTCTGCGGGGGCAGGCGTGCGACGCGACTGCCGGTTCGACAGGGCCCTGA